The Pyrenophora tritici-repentis strain M4 chromosome Unknown M4_contig_00028, whole genome shotgun sequence genome contains the following window.
ggcaatttcccgatttccgcactagtaaaggcagcagcgcacggactgCATGACGTAATTTGCTGTTTCACGATCGCATACAACCATTTCTGTTGCAAAATCAGTAGCGAGCATATCATACAAACGTGTTAAACTGCTGTGATAAACGCCGAGCTCGCGCATGCGTACAGCCCAAAAATGAAGGAATCATCGATGTGTTGATCATTTTGGGTAATTTCCGCGTTTTCGCGCTAGcgcaggcagcagcgcacggaccatTTCTAGGTGAGCATAATGCTGTCTACCCATTTCTCCAGCCCCTGACGCCCAGTAACTCCAACACCTAATAACTCTCTTTACTACATTGAaaacaccccatttacaacagcgcattatcacagtccccgccatgcctgtcgcgaaagagcaagtcggcgacgtacctgaaggcctagttccagccatcaaactTGAACCTCCGCCTGGGTTCGAACAAGATGAGTGGGAGCAGCTTACCGATGTAATAATCACAGCCATTTATCACAGCTTATGCTAATATAAGCAGGGATTTGCGTGTGAAGCTGACGAGATTGACGGTATCTTAGATCAAAGAGGTAGTGGGGGTTCacgaaaaggccgacctaTCAATTTGAGCGTCCCCTATACTGGCTCTCTGAGTGGTAGCGCCCGTGCTATTGCTCAACGTGAACGCAAAGCTCTTTTCgataaagaggagaaggtacTTGAAAGCGTTAGAACAGCCGACCGCTCCGCGAAGTACCAACTGAAGAAATCGCTTTTGCAACAGCCTAAGTATAAATTAGCAAATAGTGCTAGACAGGCTAAGCTGCTAGAGAAAGAGTGGGATATACTTTCAGAGAAGCGGTTTACCCAGAAAAAGTCTGGTAAGTTATCACAGCTGTTTATCATAGACATCTGCTAATAGACTATCCCAAGTGGcgaaggatatactagcaATACCAATTGCTCAGGTTGGGGTTGAAAGAGTTTTCAATGTTGCTAAGGATGTTATTGGTAGTCGGAGGCACCGACTATCTGCCCGGACAATACAGCAGATAATGGTTCTTAAGGATACAATATctcaagaggaagaacaGGGTCTAGACTACCTAGTTGCTCAATTAGGGGAGGATGGAGAGCCAATTGACGAGGTTAATGATCTTTTTGAGCTTCCAGCCTCGTTAGAGCATACCTTCGATATAGATGAGGAGAACCAGActacagaagaagagtcggaggaagaggtccaggaggagcgtcaattgccacctcgaaagcgccagcgtcctCAGCGCTACCGTGATAATTAGCTGTGTTAATATATCTCGTTTTATGTATCTAATATATCATCAACGTGTACACATTATCTTAATTAAGTGTTGTTCCGTTAAAGTACCCAAAAaatataacccaaccccaacccaacccaacccaacccaagcccaaccctaccacttggtctgtgcgaccccagcccagccctaacccatggtctgtgcgaccccaacccaaccctaacccatggtctgtgcgaccccaacccaaccccaacccaagactgggtatacccaacccatttgTCAGCGTACTGACACCTGAACGGCCATAGACGCTAGGTGCTCCCGTAAGCACCTGGCATCTGTTGATTAGCTAAGAGCAGCTAAGACCCCGCGCTAAGCGCACAGGCCCCGCTTATATCTGCTCACCGCAACTTGAACCTGTTCTGTTTCCTTACGCAACGTCTTGTATCTACACTGGATAGTAACTACGATCAATAAAGAACTGTAAAGACTATCTTCTGTCTGTGTTCGACTGCGACGTAGTCTCTCGTGACACCTGCCTTTCGCGCTATAATAGCCCTCGCTAACCTACTTACTAAGGACGCGCTTTAGAGCTCTTATAATAGCGTTGCgcgatacgttatacgcctCTACGACTACCTGTTGCCACTAGTTGTTAAGGAACTTTCACGATTAGTAACTAAGATCTACctaagctttgacggatggacgacaaagggCGGCAAGAAGGGCTTTCTTAGTATCGTCACCTACTACGTCACGGCCGACGGCAAGCTTCGCGACTTGCCTATCGCGCTACCTTAACTTATAGGCGCCTATACTGGTGAGAGGATAGCTAAGGTGGTACTAATAATTTTACAGAAGTTTAAAATAAACACGCGCAAGATTAGTTACTTCGTGCTTAATAACGCTAGCAATAACGACTCTATGATACAAGCGATTGCGCACAAACTAGAGTGGGATTTTGACCCTATCTAccgccgcctccgctgcggcccttACACGCTTAATCTTATTAGCTAGGTGCTCCTTTAGGGTAGGATACGCTGAcaaatgggttgggtatacccagtcttgggttggggttgggttggggtcgcacagaccatgggttagggttgggttggggtcgcacagaccatgggttagggctgggctggggtcgcacagaccaagtggtagggttgggcttgggttgggttgggttgggttggggttgggttatattTTTTGGGTACTTTAACGGAACAACACTTAATTAAGATAATGTGTACACGTTGATGATATATTAGATACATAAAACGAGATATATTAACACAGCTAATTATCACGGTAGCGCTGaggacgctggcgctttcgaggtggcaattgacgctcctcctggacctcttcctccgactcttcttctgtagTCTGGTTCTCCTCATCTATATCGAAGGTATGCTCTAACGAGGCTGGAAGCTCAAAAAGATCATTAACCTCGTCAATTGGCTCTCCATCCTCCCCTAATTGAGCAACTAGGTAGTCTAGACCCtgttcttcctcttgagATATTGTATCCTTAAGAACCATTATCTGCTGTATTGTCCGGGCAGATAGTCGGTGCCTCCGACTACCAATAACATCCTTAGCAACATTGAAAACTCTTTCAACCCCAACCTGAGCAATTGGTATtgctagtatatccttcgCCACTTGGGATAGTCTATTAGCAGATGTCTATGATAAACAGCTGTGATAACTTACCAGACTTTTTCTGGGTAAACCGCTTCTCTGAAAGTATATCCCACTCTTTCTCTAGCAGCTTAGCCTGTCTAGCACTATTTGCTAATTTATACTTAGGCTGTTGCAAAAGCGATTTCTTCAGTTGGTACTTCGCGGAGCGGTCGGCTGTTCTAACGCTTTCAAgtaccttctcctctttatcGAAAAGAGCTTTGCGTTCACGTTGAGCAATAGCACGGGCGCTACCACTCAGAGAGCCAGTATAGGGGACGCTCAAATTGAtaggtcggccttttcgtGAACCCCCACTACCTCTTTGATCTAAGATACCGTCAATCTCGTCAGCTTCACACGCAAATCCCTGCTTATATTAGCATAAGCTGTGATAAATGGCTGTGATTATTACATCGGTAAGCTGCTCCCACTCATCTTGTTCGAACCCAGGCGGAGGTTCAagtttgatggctggaactaggccttcaggtacgtcgccgacttgctctttcgcgacaggcatggcggggactgtgataatgcgctgttgtaaatggggtgtttTCAATGTAGTAAAGAGAGTTATTAGGTGTTGGGAGTTACTGGGCGTCAGGGGCTGGAGAAATGGGTAGACAGCATTATGCTCACCTAGAAatggtccgtgcgctgctgcctgcgCTAGCGCGAAAACGCGGAAATTACCCAAAATGATCAACACATCGATGATTCCTTCATTTTTGGGCTGTACGCATGCGCGAGCTCGGCGTTTATCACAGCAGTTTAACACGTTTGTATGATATGCTCGCTACTGATTTTGCAACAGAAATGGTTGTATGCGATCGTGAAACAGCAAATTACGTCATGcagtccgtgcgctgctgcctttactagtgcggaaatcgggaaattgccgtcgcccaaactttccagctacctaactCTTTCAGCCTACTACTTTCTTAATTGTCGACCACATTTATCACAGTAATTAATCACATACGTCGCCTACGTTCATCATCTACTCTACTACGCAATGGCAAGGACAAAACCACGGCCTAAGGTCACCGGTAAAGCCGGCCGGGGTGGTCCTGATGGCAAGACAGTTACTGGCGGCAAGCCGGCTCAGAAGGCCCTTGCTAGTAAGGCTAGACGTCAAGTAGCAGGAAAGTCTACGCGAAAGGCACCTGTAGCTgttaagaagaagcgcaagtttaAGGCAGGCAGTAGGTTATCACAgtcgtttatcacagctattTTCTAATTTAGCTTAGCTGTCGCATTACGGGAAATCAAGAGATACCAGAGAGGTTTTGAACTACTCTTGCGAAAACTCCCCTTTTCCCGCGTAGTGCGCGAATTTGCACAGGTGCACAAGGCCGATATCCGCTTTCAACGATCTGCAATCGAAGCTCTTCAGGAAGCTACAGAAGCTTTCTTAGTTGGTTATTTTGAGGGTATAGTCTATCTACCCTATACTATTTTTCATTTAATAACTTTTATAGACTGCAACATCAATGCTATTCACGCAAAGAGGGTTACTATTCAAGAGAAGGATTCTCAATTGGCTAGGCGCTACTTTGCGCGCGAGTTACTAGCTTTTCTCTAGATTATAAGATATATCTAGATACACGTGCTTAAATGCTAGCTGGCGAAGCCTCTGTATATTATAAATGAAACTAGTTAATGCTACACTGTGTTAATCTACTGTGATACTATATAAACTTTTCTTTTATTGAAATCTATATTATACATCTTGCAATTTTTTTActataacccaaccctaacccatggtccgtgcgaccccaacccaaccccaacccaaccctaagcttgg
Protein-coding sequences here:
- a CDS encoding Dimer-Tnp-hAT domain containing protein, with translation MPVAKEQVGDVPEGLVPAIKLEPPPGFEQDEWEQLTDGFACEADEIDGILDQRGSGGSRKGRPINLSVPYTGSLSGSARAIAQRERKALFDKEEKVLESVRTADRSAKYQLKKSLLQQPKYKLANSARQAKLLEKEWDILSEKRFTQKKSVAKDILAIPIAQVGVERVFNVAKDVIGSRRHRLSARTIQQIMVLKDTISQEEEQGLDYLVAQLGEDGEPIDEVNDLFELPASLEHTFDIDEENQTTEEESEEEVQEERQLPPRKRQRPQRYRDN
- a CDS encoding HHT1, Histones H3 and H4, with protein sequence MARTKPRPKVTGKAGRGGPDGKTVTGGKPAQKALASKARRQVAGKSTRKAPVAVKKKRKFKAGTVALREIKRYQRGFELLLRKLPFSRVVREFAQVHKADIRFQRSAIEALQEATEAFLVGYFEDCNINAIHAKRVTIQEKDSQLARRYFARELLAFL